A single window of Methylomarinum sp. Ch1-1 DNA harbors:
- the tssG gene encoding type VI secretion system baseplate subunit TssG: protein MRILHQQTYQYGFFHALRLIECAYPEKPLIGQSKRPGDDPVRFGQEVSLAFEASTLSRFVPGNDGRPARLNQLFFGLFGPNGPMPLHITEYVRIRQHNYHDHTLARFADIFHHRMISLFYRAKANTEPAYSFDRPNRNRFGHYLGALTGIGDAACRQRDAMPDLAKFHYAGFLSAQAKNADGLIAILTDFFKLPVQLEDFIGEWLGIEQNEQTRLGDSINTGQLGVSVVLGSKVWGCQHKFRIVFGPLTLDEYNSLLPAGQRLATLIAIVQNYTGFEFSWDVNLVLKKDQVPMSRLDGDSRLGWNSWLGLRSADNDADDLLLNPLQI from the coding sequence ATGCGGATTCTGCATCAACAGACCTATCAATATGGCTTCTTTCATGCGCTGCGTCTGATCGAGTGCGCCTATCCGGAAAAACCGTTGATAGGGCAGTCGAAAAGGCCGGGCGATGATCCGGTCAGGTTTGGCCAGGAGGTGTCGCTGGCTTTTGAAGCTTCGACCCTGAGCCGATTCGTTCCCGGCAATGACGGCAGGCCTGCGCGCCTGAATCAGCTTTTTTTCGGTTTGTTTGGGCCGAATGGGCCGATGCCGTTGCACATTACCGAATATGTCAGGATCCGCCAACACAATTATCATGACCATACCCTGGCTAGATTCGCCGATATTTTCCACCACCGGATGATCAGCCTGTTTTACCGGGCCAAGGCCAATACCGAGCCGGCATATAGCTTCGACAGACCGAATCGAAACCGTTTCGGTCATTATCTGGGCGCATTGACGGGAATCGGTGATGCCGCCTGTCGGCAACGCGATGCGATGCCGGATCTGGCCAAATTCCATTACGCCGGCTTCTTGTCTGCGCAGGCCAAGAATGCCGACGGATTGATCGCCATCCTGACCGATTTTTTTAAATTGCCGGTTCAGCTCGAAGATTTTATCGGCGAATGGCTGGGTATCGAACAAAATGAACAAACCCGTCTGGGCGATTCGATCAACACCGGTCAGTTAGGCGTCTCGGTCGTGTTGGGCAGCAAGGTCTGGGGGTGTCAGCATAAGTTTCGCATTGTGTTCGGACCCTTGACGTTGGATGAATATAACAGTTTGTTGCCGGCCGGACAGCGTTTGGCGACCTTGATCGCGATCGTACAGAATTACACCGGCTTTGAATTTAGCTGGGATGTCAATCTGGTATTAAAAAAGGATCAGGTGCCGATGAGCCGTTTGGACGGCGATTCGCGTCTGGGCTGGAACAGCTGGTTGGGGCTGCGTTCGGCCGACAACGATGCCGATGATTTGCTGCTGAATCCTTTACAGATCTGA
- the tssF gene encoding type VI secretion system baseplate subunit TssF — protein sequence MDPRLLKYYNSELHHLREMGGEFAAEFPKIAARLGMDGFECADPYVERLLEGFAFMAARVQLKVDSEFPRFTQHLLEMVYPNYLEPTPSMTVVQFQPDLSEGSLNEGFVIPRDTALRSQIGKGEQTACEYRSAHDVTLWPLEISEAEYLPSVGAVANLGAPSLNGLKAGIRLRLRTTAGLKFNQIKLESLPVYLRGHGELPMQLYEQLLSDAFAVCMQPVEKTSDRWRHLVKEQPVRRLGFGDDEALLKYSPRSFQGYRLLQEYFALPERFMFVELGGFKQAVRQCDSQEMDLIVLLKRSHSKLINSVDASQFALFCSPAINLFPKQVDPIHINQKLSEYHVVPDRSRPMDFEVCQVRQVVGSGNGEETVDFQPFYQYSDERNHQRQPAYYSLHRAQRVVSSKQRRHGPRSSYIGNEVFITLVDAEAPPYSSELRQLSIKTLCSNRDLPLLMPLGAAKTDFTMQKGAPIASIRCLAGPTKPRPSNAYDNTAWSLINHLTLNYLSLIDHSEKEGAVALRHLLKLYGDYGDASVSRQIEGLLSVKADNIVRRVNSRGPIVFARGMEISLNFEEAAFEGSGVFLLGAVLEQFLARYVSINSFTETVIRSTDREEIIRWPARTGQRKII from the coding sequence ATGGACCCACGTTTGCTTAAATACTACAACTCGGAATTGCACCATCTGCGTGAGATGGGCGGAGAATTTGCCGCGGAATTCCCGAAAATCGCCGCGCGTTTGGGTATGGACGGCTTCGAATGCGCCGATCCCTATGTCGAAAGGTTGCTGGAAGGCTTCGCCTTTATGGCGGCCAGGGTTCAACTTAAGGTCGATAGTGAATTTCCGCGTTTCACTCAGCATCTGCTGGAAATGGTCTATCCTAATTATCTGGAACCGACCCCTTCGATGACCGTGGTTCAGTTTCAGCCCGATTTGAGTGAAGGTTCGTTGAATGAGGGCTTCGTTATTCCCAGAGATACCGCGCTACGCAGTCAAATCGGCAAAGGCGAACAGACCGCCTGCGAATACCGCAGCGCACATGATGTGACGTTATGGCCGCTGGAAATCAGCGAGGCCGAATATCTGCCCAGTGTCGGCGCGGTCGCCAATCTGGGGGCGCCGAGCCTGAACGGTCTGAAGGCGGGGATTCGTCTCCGGCTTAGAACCACGGCGGGGTTGAAATTCAATCAAATTAAATTGGAAAGCCTGCCGGTTTATTTGCGCGGTCACGGCGAATTGCCGATGCAGCTATACGAACAATTATTGAGCGATGCCTTCGCCGTCTGCATGCAGCCGGTGGAAAAAACGTCGGACCGCTGGCGGCATCTCGTCAAAGAACAGCCGGTACGGCGGTTAGGGTTCGGTGACGATGAAGCCTTGCTGAAATATTCGCCGCGCTCTTTTCAGGGTTATCGCTTGCTGCAGGAATATTTTGCCTTGCCTGAGCGATTCATGTTTGTCGAACTGGGCGGATTCAAACAGGCGGTACGACAATGCGACAGCCAGGAAATGGATTTGATCGTGCTGCTTAAACGCAGCCATTCTAAATTGATCAATTCGGTCGACGCATCGCAATTTGCCTTATTCTGCAGTCCGGCGATCAATTTGTTTCCCAAGCAGGTGGATCCGATTCATATCAATCAAAAGCTCTCGGAATACCATGTTGTTCCCGACCGCTCGAGACCGATGGATTTTGAGGTTTGCCAGGTCAGACAGGTCGTCGGTAGCGGCAATGGCGAAGAGACCGTCGATTTTCAACCTTTTTATCAATATAGCGACGAGCGCAACCATCAACGGCAACCGGCTTATTATTCATTGCACCGTGCGCAGCGTGTCGTTTCATCCAAACAGAGACGGCACGGGCCGCGTTCGAGTTATATCGGTAATGAGGTGTTCATCACCTTGGTCGATGCCGAGGCGCCGCCTTATAGTAGTGAACTCCGGCAGTTATCGATCAAGACCCTGTGCAGTAATCGTGATTTGCCGTTGTTGATGCCGCTGGGCGCTGCAAAAACCGACTTCACGATGCAAAAAGGCGCGCCGATTGCGAGCATACGCTGTCTGGCTGGGCCGACCAAGCCCCGACCCTCGAATGCCTATGACAATACCGCCTGGAGTTTAATCAATCATCTGACGCTGAACTATCTGAGCTTGATCGACCACAGCGAAAAAGAAGGGGCGGTCGCGCTTCGTCATTTGTTAAAGCTCTACGGAGACTATGGCGATGCATCGGTTAGCAGGCAAATAGAGGGCTTGTTATCGGTTAAAGCGGATAATATCGTTCGCCGGGTTAACAGCCGAGGGCCGATCGTTTTCGCGCGCGGCATGGAAATTTCGTTGAATTTCGAAGAGGCGGCTTTCGAAGGCAGCGGCGTTTTTTTATTGGGCGCGGTATTGGAGCAGTTTTTAGCGCGTTATGTTTCCATTAACTCATTTACAGAAACCGTGATCCGCTCGACCGATCGCGAGGAAATCATCAGATGGCCGGCGAGAACAGGGCAACGAAAGATCATTTAA
- the tssH gene encoding type VI secretion system ATPase TssH: MSEISRVALFGKLNNVCYKAIEGATVFCKMRGNPYVELAHWLHQILQLQDSDLHKIIRHFNLEPARVAKDFTDALDSLPRGSTSISDLSSHVEEAVERGWVFGTLMFGESQVRSGFLVVGILKTKGLNHALLSISKEFDKIKLDSLTDGFYDIVSGSPEDGLSASDGSHVGGGAVPGEASGAMAPAQMGKQEALQQFTVDLTEQARSGTMDPIVGRDEEIRQVIDILMRRRQNNPMLTGEAGVGKTAVVEGFAQKIVAGDVPPPLQDVTLRTLDVGLLQAGASMKGEFENRLRQVIEEVQSSEKAIILFIDEAHTLVGAGGAAGTGDAANLLKPALARGTLRTVAATTWAEYKKHIEKDPALTRRFQVVQIDEPNEEKAILMMRGVATMMENHHKVQVLDEALEAAVKLSHRYIPARQLPDKSVSLLDTASARVAISQFAVPAEVDDSRKRIAALETELRIIDREKTVGVEIGQREQLALEKMEQEKQRLQVLDKRWNDERELVQKILDLRKQLREATGKVESSDSDLEKAVDQTAEQGGTEATVSTESSQQMLSELQDLQGQLHQLQGEDPLILPSVDAQAVASVVGDWTGIPVGKMVKNEIETVLHLADTLEKRIIGQRHALDMIARRIQTSRAGLDNPNKPIGVFMLAGTSGVGKTETALALAEALYGGEQNVITINMSEYQEAHTVSTLKGAPPGYVGYGEGGVLTEAVRRRPYSVVLLDEVEKAHPDVHEIFFQVFDKGWMEDGEGRIIDFKNTLILLTTNAGTDLIANLCKDPDLMPDPEGISKALREPLLKVFPPALLGRLVVIPYYPLSDEMIATIAKLQLKRIEKRIEESHKVPFSYDDDVIKLIAERCTEVESGGRMIDAILTNTVLPRISEEFLQRMMEGQTVSRTHVKVDNGEFAYEFD, from the coding sequence ATGAGCGAAATTAGCCGTGTCGCATTGTTCGGTAAGCTGAATAATGTGTGTTACAAAGCCATTGAGGGCGCCACCGTTTTTTGTAAAATGCGCGGCAATCCCTATGTGGAGTTGGCTCATTGGCTGCATCAGATTTTACAGTTGCAGGACTCCGATCTGCATAAGATCATCCGCCACTTCAATCTTGAGCCGGCCCGGGTCGCCAAGGACTTTACCGATGCCTTGGACAGCCTGCCGAGAGGGTCGACGTCGATTTCCGATCTATCCTCACATGTCGAGGAGGCCGTGGAACGCGGATGGGTATTCGGCACCCTGATGTTTGGCGAGTCCCAGGTTCGTTCCGGTTTCCTGGTGGTTGGCATATTGAAGACCAAGGGACTTAATCACGCCTTGCTGAGCATTTCCAAGGAATTCGACAAAATCAAACTCGATAGTTTGACCGATGGCTTTTATGACATCGTCAGCGGTTCTCCGGAAGATGGCTTGTCCGCCTCCGATGGCTCTCATGTCGGCGGGGGCGCCGTGCCCGGCGAAGCCAGCGGCGCCATGGCGCCGGCGCAGATGGGCAAACAGGAAGCGCTACAGCAATTCACCGTCGATCTGACCGAACAGGCGCGTTCCGGAACCATGGACCCGATTGTCGGCCGGGATGAAGAGATCAGGCAAGTAATCGATATTCTGATGCGCAGACGGCAAAACAACCCAATGCTGACCGGTGAGGCCGGTGTCGGTAAAACGGCTGTCGTCGAAGGCTTCGCACAAAAGATTGTCGCCGGCGATGTGCCGCCGCCGCTGCAAGACGTGACGCTGCGGACGCTAGATGTCGGTTTGTTGCAGGCTGGCGCCAGTATGAAAGGGGAATTCGAGAATCGCCTGCGTCAGGTGATCGAAGAGGTTCAGTCCTCGGAAAAAGCCATCATCCTTTTCATCGACGAAGCGCATACGCTCGTCGGCGCCGGCGGGGCGGCCGGCACCGGAGACGCGGCCAACTTGTTGAAGCCGGCTTTGGCGCGTGGTACGTTGCGTACGGTCGCCGCGACCACCTGGGCGGAATACAAGAAACACATCGAAAAAGATCCGGCCTTGACCCGCCGTTTTCAAGTGGTGCAAATCGATGAGCCGAATGAGGAGAAAGCCATCCTGATGATGCGCGGTGTCGCGACGATGATGGAGAATCACCATAAGGTGCAGGTGCTCGACGAGGCTTTGGAAGCCGCGGTCAAATTATCGCATCGTTACATTCCGGCCCGACAATTGCCGGACAAATCGGTCAGCCTGCTGGATACCGCCAGCGCCCGCGTCGCCATCAGTCAGTTCGCGGTGCCGGCCGAAGTCGATGACAGCCGTAAACGCATTGCCGCGTTGGAGACGGAATTACGCATCATCGACAGGGAAAAAACGGTCGGTGTCGAAATCGGTCAACGCGAACAGCTGGCGCTGGAAAAGATGGAGCAGGAAAAACAAAGACTGCAAGTATTGGACAAGCGCTGGAACGATGAACGCGAACTGGTGCAGAAAATTCTCGATTTGCGCAAACAGTTACGAGAGGCCACCGGCAAGGTGGAAAGTTCCGACAGCGATCTGGAGAAAGCCGTCGATCAAACCGCAGAACAAGGTGGAACCGAAGCGACGGTCTCGACCGAATCCAGTCAACAAATGTTGAGCGAGTTACAGGATTTGCAGGGCCAGTTGCATCAGTTGCAGGGCGAGGACCCTCTGATACTGCCCAGTGTCGATGCACAGGCCGTCGCTTCGGTGGTCGGCGACTGGACCGGTATCCCGGTCGGCAAAATGGTCAAAAACGAAATCGAAACGGTCCTGCATTTGGCAGATACCCTGGAGAAACGCATCATCGGTCAACGTCATGCGCTGGATATGATTGCACGGCGGATACAGACATCCAGGGCCGGGTTGGATAACCCCAACAAGCCGATCGGCGTGTTCATGCTGGCCGGCACGTCCGGGGTCGGCAAGACCGAAACCGCGCTGGCGCTCGCCGAAGCCTTATACGGCGGCGAACAGAACGTGATCACGATCAACATGAGTGAATATCAGGAGGCTCATACCGTCTCGACGTTGAAAGGGGCGCCTCCGGGCTACGTCGGCTACGGCGAGGGCGGAGTCCTGACCGAGGCGGTCAGACGCAGGCCTTATAGTGTCGTGTTGCTGGATGAAGTGGAAAAAGCCCATCCCGATGTGCATGAGATTTTCTTTCAGGTCTTCGACAAAGGCTGGATGGAAGACGGCGAAGGACGGATCATAGACTTTAAGAATACCCTGATTCTGTTGACGACCAACGCCGGTACCGACTTGATCGCCAATCTCTGCAAAGATCCGGATTTGATGCCGGATCCGGAAGGCATCTCCAAGGCCTTGCGGGAACCTTTATTGAAAGTATTTCCGCCGGCATTATTGGGACGTTTGGTCGTCATCCCTTATTATCCGTTAAGCGATGAAATGATCGCGACGATTGCGAAACTGCAGTTGAAACGCATCGAAAAACGCATCGAAGAAAGCCATAAGGTTCCGTTCAGTTACGATGACGACGTAATCAAACTGATCGCTGAACGTTGCACCGAAGTGGAAAGCGGCGGGCGTATGATCGATGCGATTCTGACCAATACCGTGTTGCCGCGCATCAGTGAAGAATTTCTGCAACGAATGATGGAGGGGCAGACTGTATCTCGGACTCATGTCAAGGTCGATAATGGGGAATTTGCTTATGAATTTGACTAG